The Neospora caninum Liverpool complete genome, chromosome X genome includes a region encoding these proteins:
- a CDS encoding Uridine phosphorylase, related, which translates to MYPDEAKAVLRDALLLPSGHVYHLGYYKGTKVSIIATGMGAPMIELLMREVSYITDGPLAVVRLGISPYVITRPCAPDPDLSSRIAENISKAIDDPSLLHLGLHASAETFYACQGRVDTLFNDRNEKLLDRLRSHGVDSMDMESHQLLHLANRRFQPVKAAAVHIGINNRTNDQFAHPVTAEVLNERVLLGGRACLDALTSIPM; encoded by the exons ATGTACCCGGATGAGGCAAAGGCTGTGCTACGAGACGCGCTGCTTCTTCCGAGTGGTCATGTCTACCACTTAG GCTATTACAAAGGCACCAAGGTCTCGATCATCGCCACAGGCATGGGGGCACCAATGATTGAGCTTCTCATGCGGGAAGTCTCGTACATCACCGACGGCCCTCTCGCTGTGGTTCGCCTTG GCATATCGCCGTACGTCATTACGCGTCCGTGTGCCCCAGACCCCGACCTGTCTAG CCGCATAGCGGAAAATATTTCCAAAGCTATTGATGACCCCTCACTTCTTCACTTGG GTCTTCATGCATCGGCTGAGACTTTCTATGCCTGTCAAGGTCGCGTGGACACATTATTCAACGACAGAAATGAAAAGCTCTTAGATCGACTTCGGTCCCACGGAGTCGACAGCATGGACATGGAAAGCCACCAACTTCTTCATTTGGCGAATCGACGCTTCCAACCTGTGAAGGCCGCAGCTGTGCACATTGGCATCAATAATCGAACGAACGACCAGTTTGCTCATCCGGTCACA GCAGAAGTGCTGAACGAGAGAGTGCTCCTTGGAGGCCGCGCGTGTCTCGACGCCCTCACATCAATCCCGATGTAG